From Megalobrama amblycephala isolate DHTTF-2021 linkage group LG24, ASM1881202v1, whole genome shotgun sequence, the proteins below share one genomic window:
- the plekhn1 gene encoding probable pleckstrin homology domain-containing family N member 1 — protein sequence MGSSMSCVPQHNFRFSSKSFIRRNSSRLFRKKYPQEGQEKSNSIINILCTVTPRKEMSPKDLQTIENIKWDPPFPYDPASGWKKSSINVKNYGRMIHSSKVRFRFLHCQDVHDCYLDLFQTHLHFVSNNTTGLTYQGTLPLKELTICKVQNRNSFGDLQEFAFQINGVSLNPIIVYCSTEEEMNNWFGLLKEQIEANGGNAIEPEEYTRIKVQCSEETTVGKEELRNSISKEPIYEWEGSQRESLGPITYVTKVRLQHMPCQEQYDRLLVLYPNYLIILSEESDGLFYKGKLPLNMITVTTPCQDIKPNTFMIEGKLINPIIVSCLNKSAFHDWIQFFKSADVPILSPPPPVYDIIYTPTQKQALEFDRWSSSSHGVTDPLRQSQDKRRSHELQLPSADDNLVSPGYAEPLCFLSSRPTSSDTQYSAHLGSRSSSFSSRVRPTTDHHPISLHYSSPPQSSYLASEGPMSPVYNMPYSSVHCNGPVQRIEKAPLVKSNSWSTPQTNVKHQFLVPHRHSDLVSHRKPLSPLYDDPSTPSMYPLEESSAHASHSSRGSIEQSYPPLLPPSFRLCTPPLGRKNRHGQAQEPEVVSSQWSDELRAQAVSRLKILPAPNRQPQHNHISQRGFSGHTVMEAQQISFGYSPDDSYLQPVEPDDQEMDYDNIWEFDPDNRMIQALPGTSPHRTQAYFGAHGLGAMTTQQRWS from the exons TCTCCAGACAATTGAGAACATCAAATGGGACCCTCCGTTCCCCTACGACCCAGCTAGTGGATGGAAGAAGAGCAGCATTAATGTGAAGAACTATGGCAGAATGATCCACAGCTCCAAAGTCCGCTTCCGCTTCCTGCACTGCCAG GATGTGCATGACTGCTACCTGGACCTGTTCCAAACCCATCTCCATTTTGTCTCCAACAATACAACTGGACTCACATACCAG GGAACACTTCCTCTTAAAGAGCTCACGATTTGCAAGGTGCAGAACAGGAACAGCTTTGGTGATCTGCAGGAATTTGCATTCCAGATAAACG GGGTCAGCCTGAACCCTATCATCGTGTACTGCTCGACAGAGGAGGAGATGAACAACTGGTTTGGGCTTTTGAAAGAACAAATTGAGGCCAATGGCGGCAATGCAATCGAACCGGAGGAATATACAAGAATTAAG GTACAGTGCTCAGAAGAAACCACAGTGGGAAAGGAGGAGTTGAGGAACTCCATCAGTAAAGAGCCTATCTATGAGTGGGAGGGCTCGCAACGAGAGAGTCTAGGGCCCATCACTTACGTCACGAAAGTCAGGCTGCAACACATGCCATGTCAG GAGCAGTATGACCGTCTGCTGGTGCTGTACCCCAACTATCTCATAATTCTGTCAGAAGAGAGTGATGGCCTCTTTTACAAG GGCAAACTTCCTCTCAACATGATCACAGTTACAACTCCCTGCCAGGACATCAAGCCTAACACGTTTATGATCGAGG GGAAGCTGATAAACCCCATCATCGTGTCCTGTCTGAACAAGAGTGCGTTCCATGACTGGATCCAGTTTTTTAAAAGTGCTGACGTCCCCATCCTCAGCCCTCCTCCCCCTGTGTATGACATCATTTACACTCCAACACAGAAACAG GCTCTGGAGTTTGACAGGTGGAGCAGCAGCAGCCACGGAGTTACTGACCCATTAAGGCAGTCTCAGGACAAACGCAGATCCCATGAGCTCCAGCTGCCTAGTGCCGATGACAACCTTGTGTCCCCCGGTTACGCTGAGCCTCTCTGC TTCCTTTCCAGCAGGCCGACCTCCTCAGACACACAGTACTCGGCTCACCTGGgcagcaggagcagcagctTCTCCTCTCGTGTCAGACCCACCACGGACCACCACCCCATTTCTCTCCACTACTCCTCCCCGCCACAGTCATCCTATCTCGCCTCTGAAGGGCCCATGTCACCAGTTTACAACATGCCATACAGTTCTGTGCACTGCAACGGCCCTGTTCAACGAATCGAGAAGGCACCACTAGTCAAG TCAAACAGCTGGAGCACGCCACAGACAAATGTCAAACACCAGTTCTTAGTTCCTCACCGCCACTCGGATTTGGTCTCCCACCGCAAACCTCTCTCGCCCCTTTATGACGACCCCAGCACCCCCAGTATGTACCCTCTGGAGGAGAGCTCTGCACATGCGTCG CACTCTTCTCGGGGCTCCATAGAGCAGTCGTACCCTCCTCTCCTACCTCCCTCCTTCCGGCTGTGCACTCCTCCTCTTGGGCGGAAAAACAGACATGGCCAGGCCCAGGAGCCCGAGGTGGTCAGCAGCCAGTGGTCTGATGAGCTGCGAGCCCAGGCCGTTTCCAGACTGAAGATACTGCCTGCTCCAAACAGACAGCCACAACACAACCACATCTCTCAG AGAGGTTTCTCAGGTCACACTGTCATGGAGGCGCAGCAGATATCTTTTGGTTACTCACCAG ATGACTCTTACCTTCAACCAGTGGAGCCAGATGACCAGGAAATGGACTATGATAACATATGGGAGTTTGATCCGGATAATAGGATGATTCAGGCCCTGCCTGGAACTTCACCACACCGGACACAGGCTTACTTTGGAGCTCATGGCCTGGGCGCTATGACAACACAGCAGAGATGGTCATAA